In one Rutidosis leptorrhynchoides isolate AG116_Rl617_1_P2 chromosome 8, CSIRO_AGI_Rlap_v1, whole genome shotgun sequence genomic region, the following are encoded:
- the LOC139864481 gene encoding lysine-specific demethylase JMJ28-like, with translation MSELSNDERCRRNDGRGWRCKLSVVEGRGYCERHLTQGILRKKRQPVPDHLKFERARRSITPKVEPQELEPGSNVGEITDLPLPRTRAAGNKRMRSEEEASDDVVVAKEPKIDDNFGCGSSSIPESPVKRLPSNNKQNVKATVKKKINNKCHWCRLSSYRVLVKCSTCKKQYFCEDCIDRRFHCKNTIMRECPVCLGECTCQACTKAKPKNAKTKEPVINEVDEDVSLCDPEMEINICNRENEEKSQRIHIMGEPVIYEVNEDVTRDSENEMNVCNRENKLYKSQRLHIIGELLPVIEKMHHEIMNELDTEANDRGKSYNQIKVQYPKYPRNKECSFCKGCITVVQRSCDRCGYIFCLSCCEDYRNGYIHTRLKNLKTTRCVRTKKSINVSWNLGSDGSITCPPKNLGGCGDGILNLSSFSPLGFAKIVGDNAKLITERDNTFKKDGYALTTSSTCSLCDDDNISGLRFCTKKEFMDMNLEHFVSHWGKGKPVIILNVVFKDLNWDFGFLLCEYLKKSAKFSEVGPVKGVGDWLDVNFGSKRIISRGKSESLLKEFVKFKNVLKEFVKFELRLPGGFLQDNFPSYYDVIMKNLPIQEYFNPITGSYNLAANNRDEDNKSILGFYVHISHGGFEDSIDADVVSNLRLHAHDVVNVLVNATAHPLPETVLNDVNILMNEYNSKDKLKTSKKFDEKSDEESDDEDLSQSMNTGGARWDIYRREDVPKIVEYLTKYSDELISTRYASPKKVVHPLFDEIFYLNDFAKRRLKEEYDVEAWSVEQQIGESVIVPTGCPYQMKKIKSCVNVVVEFISPESASECIKVCDEIRLLPVNHQAKWHRVQVKNMVIKRMKAVVDEVLTSIIGKPHSLLQCSNKVLSVCRIYPRPGCYLNVSCYASCLYQMSIVNFDFSATSRRPFTSLKKLDYCTGARWPLCLLLSPTFLSGVAGDSAWNIRCVTGLNLSPSLSNFNEEIVAKQEIEKIKQSLLG, from the exons ATGTCAGAACTTAGCAACGATGAAAGGTGCAGACGAAACGACGGAAGAGGGTGGAGGTGTAAGTTGTCTGTTGTTGAAGGAAGAGGGTATTGTGAAAGACATTTAACACAAGGGATTTTGAGGAAGAAAAGGCAGCCTGTGCCTGATCATTTGAAATTTGAGAGAGCTAGAAGAAGTATTACCCCTAAAGTTGAACCACAAGAGCTTGAACCAGGGTCTAATGTGGGTGAAATTACCGATTTACCCTTGCCAAGAACAAGGGCTGCTGGTAATAAGAGAATGAGGAGTGAAGAAGAAGCatctgatgatgttgttgttgcaaAAGAACCTAAAATTGATGATAATTTTGGGTGTGGTTCAAGTTCAATTCCTGAAAGCCCAGTGAag AGGTTACCAAGTAATAACAAGCAAAATGTAAAAGCAACTGTGAAGAAGAAGATCAACAACAAGTGCCATTGGTGCCGTCTTAGTAGCTATCGAGTTCTTGTCAAGTGTTCAACATGCAAAAAACAGTATTTTTGTGAAGATTGTATCGACAGAAG gTTTCATTGTAAGAACACAATCATGAGAGAGTGTCCAGTATGCCTAGGTGAATGCACCTGCCAAGCTTGCACCAAAGCAAAACCTAAAAATGCCAAAacaaag GAGCCAGTTATTAATGAAGTTGACGAGGATGTGAGTCTTTGCGATCCTGAAATGGAGATCAATATTTGCAATCGCGAAAACGAGGAAAAAAGTCAACGAATTCACATAATGGGGGAGCCAGTTATTTATGAAGTTAACGAGGATGTGACTCGTGATTCAGAAAATGAGATGAACGTTTGCAATCGCGAAAACAAGCTCTACAAAAGTCAACGACTTCACATAATCGGGGAGCTTCTTCCAGTTATCGAAAAGATGCATCATGAAATTATGAATGAGTTGGATACTGAAGCTAACGATAGAG GAAAAAGTTATAACCAGATAAAAGTTCAATATCCGAAATACCCTCGGAATAAGGAATGCAG TTTTTGCAAAGGTTGTATTACAGTTGTTCAAAGAAGCTGCGATCGTTGCGGTTACATTTTCTGTTTAAGTTGCTGTGAAGACTATCGAAACGGATACATACATACGCGTCTTAAAAACTTGAAAACTACAAGATGCGTACGAACCAAAAAATCAATAAACGTATCTTGGAATTTAGGTTCGGACGGTAGTATAACGTGCCCGCCAAAGAATTTAGGCGGTTGCGGTGACGGTATTTTAAATTTATCGTCTTTTTCTCCACTCGGTTTCGCTAAAATTGTTGGAGACAATGCAAAACTTATAACGGAACGTGATAATACGTTTAAAAAAGACGGTTACGCGTTAACTACATCGTCTACTTGTTCATTATGTGATGATGATAATATTTCGGGTCTAAGATTTTGTACTAAAAAAGAGTTTATGGATATGAATCTTGAGCATTTTGTTAGTCATTGGGGAAAAGGAAAGCCCGTTATTATTCTGAATGTGGTTTTCAAAGATTTAAATTGGGATTTCGGTTTCTTGTTATGCGAATATCTTAAAAAGAGCGCAAAGTTTAGTGAAGTGGGCCCCGTAAAAGGCGTAGGTGACTGGTTGGATGTAAATTTTGGAAGTAAACGAATAATTTCGAGGGGTAAATCTGAGAGTCTTTTGAAAGAGTTTGTAAAATTCAAGAATGTTTTGAAAGAGTTTGTAAAATTCGAACTTAGGTTACCTGGCGGGTTTCTTCAAGACAATTTCCCGAGTTATTATGATGTTATCATGAAAAATCTTCCGATTCAGGAGTATTTTAATCCGATAACGGGGTCATATAATCTTGCTGCGAATAATCGAGATGAAGATAACAAATCTATTTTGGGATTTTATGTTCACATCTCGCATGGTGGATTTGAAGACTCAATCGATGCGGATGTCGTGTCGAATTTACGTTTGCATGCTCATGATGTG GTTAATGTTCTTGTAAATGCGACTGCGCATCCATTACCGGAGACGGTACTTAATGATGTGAATATTTTGATGAATGAATACAATTCAAAAGATAAACTTAAAACTTCGAAAAAGTTTGATGAAAAAAGTGATGAAGAATCAGATGATGAAGATTTATCTCAAAGTATGAATACGGGTGGGGCCCGATGGGATATTTACCGAAGAGAAGATGTACCAAAGATTGTAGAGTATCTTACAAAGTATTCCGATGAGCTTATTAGCACCCGTTATGCCTCGCCCAAAAAG GTTGTTCATCCACTTTTTGATGAAATTTTctatttaaatgattttgcaaagaGGAGACTTAAAGAGGAATATG ACGTGGAAGCATGGAGCGTTGAGCAACAAATTGGTGAATCTGTAATCGTACCTACTGGTTGTCCGTATCAGATGAAGAAAATTAAG TCGTGTGTTAATGTGGTCGTTGAGTTCATTTCGCCCGAAAGTGCTTCGGAGTGCATTAAAGTTTGTGATGAAATTCGACTACTACCTGTAAACCATCAAGCCAAATGGCATAGGGTTCAG GTTAAGAATATGGTGATTAAACGAATGAAGGCGGTAGTTGATGAA GTACTTACGTCTATTATTGGCAAACCGCATTCTCTGCTTCAGTGCTCTAATAAGGTTCTTAGTGTCTGCCGAATCTACCCAAGACCTGGATGTTAT CTTAATGTTTCTTGTTATGCGTCATGTTTATATCAAATGAGCATTGTGAACTTTGATT TTTCAGCAACAAGTAGAAGACCTTTTACGTCCTTGAAAAAGCTTGATTATTGCACTGGTGCAAG GTGGCCTCTGTGTCTCTTACTTTCCCCAACTTTTCTTTCAGGTGTTGCGGGTGATTCTGCATGGAACATAAG ATGTGTTACTGGACTGAATCTGAGTCCATCTTTGAGCAACTTTAATGAAGAAATCGTGGCCAAACAAGAAATTGAAAAGATAAAACAAAGCCTTCTCGGCTGA